The DNA region TGTTATGCTACCTACGCTAAGAGCAAAACAACTTAGGTTGGCATATGAAGGAGTTGATATTTGGTAACGATAGGAGAATAATAGTCTGTactaaatgtttatttgcatatgtgtgtgtgtgtgtgtgtgtgtgtgttaatgcatgcCTTGATACAAAATAGTAGCTGCATAGACGAAGACCAGCAGACCTTGTTAACgtttagcttgctagctaaagctaacgttagcacagAGGACGTTACCTGCTAGCTAAACAGTTGTTAGGCTGATTGTAAAACAGCTGTCTTATGTCAACAACGACTGCTGTATAAATTGAAACATAacattaatatgtaatattaaGCTAATTCTGTATGTGCTTCTGTAGGTTTGTGAGCCTGTGCAGCCATGGGTGACATGAAAACCCCAGATTTTGATGATCTTCTGGCTGCCTTTGACATCCCAGATGCCACAGGGTTGGATGCCAAAGAGCCCATCCAGGGGAGTCATGAGGACACAGAGAGTCAGCTGAAACACACCGGGATATGTCTGGATGACAGCTTATTGAGTAACCAAGCTGTCACAACAGCAGATATTCCAGTTGTAAGTGttattgtgaaaaacacaaGTCGCCAGGAGTCATTGGAAGGTTTTGGACCAGCATTGCAAAATGGATTCAGGGGACAAGAGACCTCCACTGACTCTGTTGAGACAACTAACACTGGCTTTTCCAAATCATTTGTCTCTGCTTTGAACGGGGAGAGTTCAAGAGAGCTTCTTGGAAAGGCACCTATTCAGCACAAACCTGATGGAACGCCAATATTTTCCCAGTCACTTTCTCATTTTAGTCCGATATCCAGTCCTGAGTCTGAAGATACTCAGTGTAGTAGAGATGAAATGCATCCAAAACAAGAGAGACCCTGTTTCCCAGAAGCCTCAGTTTTGGTGGAACCTTCAGTCCCAGACAATCCGAAAAAACTGGATCTCAGCATCTTTGATGACTGTCCTAAGGACTCTGATATTCCCAAGAACActcagaggagcagagaagaTGGTAGTAGAAGCGAGGAGCCCTTTGACATCCATGTCAGTAATGAAACGGATAAAACACCTAGAACTCACAGTGCACTTCCCCCACTAAGCAGTAACCAGAACTTTGAGACCAACTGCAATTCAGAAACAACTTCTTGTCCACTTGTTAAATCGCAGACATCTAAATTGTCCTCTTGCCTTGAAGCTCTGCTGGCTTTGAATGCCAGAAAAGATCCCAGAGAGTCATCAGTGGTTCAGAATGACTGCATGAAAGTAAGCCCCAACGTACCTATATCTCCACGAAGCCCCAGAAGCCCACTTGAAGCTGTAAAACGGTTAATGAAACCCTCTGATAGCCCTGTGAGCATCTGCAGTGATAGTAGTGGCAAAGCATCCCCTGCAGTGGCATCTGGGTCACCCCCTGCCATACCCAGGGTCAGAATTAAGACCATCAAAACCACGTCTGGGCAGATCAAGCGCACAGTCACCAGTGTGTTGCCTGATTCAGAAACCGATGAAATTCATTCTACATATGAATCCTCTCCATCACAGAGTATGATGAGTGAAGATTCTTACTGTAATATGTCTCCTCATCAGTCTCAAAGTGCGGCTCTAGATAGCATTGTTGGAATACAAATAAAAGGTACCCCAGTTAGTACATCTTCACCGAATGTTATACGTAAAAAATCAGAGGCTAACTCCAGGAGGTCAGGCACAGCGCAGTCCGCAGCAATATTCCATAATACTAGTGGTCCTGTCAAACGATCTGTTGCACATCAGGGGCAGAAACCAAAGAGAGGATCAGCCACAACGGGCCATACGACTAGCACAAACTTCCTTCCCAAAGCAATGCACTTAGCTAGTCTGAACCTGGTCCCTCACAGTGTTGCCGCTTCAGTAGCTGCACGGTCCACCTCTCATCAACaaagccaacacacactctcctctgcAGTGTACAGCTCCGTCCCACTGGTGCATCAGGTCAAAACAGCTAAACCTTGTCCTCGCATGTCCATctccaacacagcagcaggaaccTTAAACAGACTGTTGAACCATGCCAACCCTGTGCCTAAATATGTGCCCAACTTGAACCCCCCTCCAGAGAGCAATATCAACCTTCCACCACGCGGATACTGCTGCCTCGAGTGTGGGGACTCCTTCGGGGTGGAGAGGAGTCTTGCGTATCATTACAGCAGGAGGAGTGTTCACATTGAAGTAGGATGCACGCACTGCGCAACGACGATGGTGTTCTTCAACAAGTGTGCCTTGTTGGCTCACGCACGAGAACACAAGAACAGTGGCATGGCGATGCAGTGCACGCAGCTCCATATGAAACCCATAGCAGTGGAACAAATGTTTGTACCCCTGAGTACTGAACCTGTGAAGGTGGACTCTTACATCTCACCATCACCCTCACCTAAAAGCCAACCTGTCCTGCCCCTATATCCCGACAATGTCATCCGTCACAGACTCTGTTGCCTGGAGTGTAACAAGCAGTTACCTGACTACAAAGCACTTGCAGGTCATTACCAGAGGCCGTCAGAAGATGTGGaaggactagtgagtagatgttatattgaaatattaaaggTTAAAGCtggcaatattctatatttttgttattgtcaacaaatccaatgaaaaaaaacaaaaccaacaatgcattagtccatctctcaattCTATGACTTCCCCAGCCTGTCTGTCACACTCAGCTCATTCGTTCCAACTGCAGACATAAGTCTTTGAAAATGGGTCATTAATATATggattcattaaaaaaattgtTAATTTttgaaacagctgggcactgtactTTTTAGCAAACAAGGGCAGCCGAGGACTGATTCACTGTAAGTGTTCTTGtgagtaaaacaaaatacagtgcgcacattcattttaatgaaggACTGTGACACCCAGTGCAATGGTGTGgctcatgtatgtgtttttaacGGTTTTTGTACAACAATTGAAGCCGCAGAGGAATAGGCTATATTAGGTTTTGGCTACATTGAGAATACTAGTttgtaggatcaattcattgttggtttcagtcttttcatgggatttgttgacaataagaacaaGAGAATATCAGATTTATCCTTTTAAAGACACTGTGACCAGcatgtttcacatttattttttttgatttttgttttctttgataaaaCAGATGTGTAAGGTGTGCTCAATGTTGTTACCCAACAAGTGCAGCTTCAGAGCTCACGAACGCATTCATGCACACAAGTCACCTTACTGCTGTCCTGAGTGTGGTGCCCTGAGTCGATCTGCTGACATACAGAAGCATGTCAAGGAAAACTGTCTGCACTACGCTCGCAAGGCTTGGTACAA from Enoplosus armatus isolate fEnoArm2 chromosome 6, fEnoArm2.hap1, whole genome shotgun sequence includes:
- the znf592 gene encoding zinc finger protein 592; the encoded protein is MGDMKTPDFDDLLAAFDIPDATGLDAKEPIQGSHEDTESQLKHTGICLDDSLLSNQAVTTADIPVVSVIVKNTSRQESLEGFGPALQNGFRGQETSTDSVETTNTGFSKSFVSALNGESSRELLGKAPIQHKPDGTPIFSQSLSHFSPISSPESEDTQCSRDEMHPKQERPCFPEASVLVEPSVPDNPKKLDLSIFDDCPKDSDIPKNTQRSREDGSRSEEPFDIHVSNETDKTPRTHSALPPLSSNQNFETNCNSETTSCPLVKSQTSKLSSCLEALLALNARKDPRESSVVQNDCMKVSPNVPISPRSPRSPLEAVKRLMKPSDSPVSICSDSSGKASPAVASGSPPAIPRVRIKTIKTTSGQIKRTVTSVLPDSETDEIHSTYESSPSQSMMSEDSYCNMSPHQSQSAALDSIVGIQIKGTPVSTSSPNVIRKKSEANSRRSGTAQSAAIFHNTSGPVKRSVAHQGQKPKRGSATTGHTTSTNFLPKAMHLASLNLVPHSVAASVAARSTSHQQSQHTLSSAVYSSVPLVHQVKTAKPCPRMSISNTAAGTLNRLLNHANPVPKYVPNLNPPPESNINLPPRGYCCLECGDSFGVERSLAYHYSRRSVHIEVGCTHCATTMVFFNKCALLAHAREHKNSGMAMQCTQLHMKPIAVEQMFVPLSTEPVKVDSYISPSPSPKSQPVLPLYPDNVIRHRLCCLECNKQLPDYKALAGHYQRPSEDVEGLMCKVCSMLLPNKCSFRAHERIHAHKSPYCCPECGALSRSADIQKHVKENCLHYARKAWYKCLHCDMVFKTLQGQKTHIEEKHCEVFYKCSVCPVAFKTSGSCEVHFKNKHSASKISPQLIFKCSCETVFKKKQLLFQHFHQNANKRVTCVFKCPECNSVFPQKQLLMQHFKGVHVGNMTSDTEKSSVQTDNTDWYKGSHSVQQQKSHSPVKHTESSRKKAEQDSRPRVKPTGWTCGDCLQWFPERDSYVSHVKTNHGKSVKKYPCRHCDQSFNSTTSLRRHIRSDHDGKKKIYTCWYCTDTKTTFTTSVTLKNHISLMHGIKNPDLGQMPKTAIQELKKALDKGLTSERPAVDTQEEGRDRTFSLEAPSAKRLKTQFRCSKCGFITDSSAQFQQHIPQHKTDENTPQCLRCGLCFTSVLSLNRHLFIVHKVKDPEEEGKEEEQVEEAEFRKKEQDDQQVGSADTDEVNDLLLQLKEPEPSQAEGPASLHCDKTSDCNLKLSSQTQAVSLR